A DNA window from Mastomys coucha isolate ucsf_1 unplaced genomic scaffold, UCSF_Mcou_1 pScaffold21, whole genome shotgun sequence contains the following coding sequences:
- the Faap24 gene encoding Fanconi anemia core complex-associated protein 24 has product MERNPSDGTGPVHVPLGHIVANEKWRGSQLAQEMQGKIRLIFEEGLASADFYLSSKSCILYVTEADLVAGHGYRKRLARFRNSAHLQGIIIVEKTQMSEQYFPAIQKFTVLDLGMVLLPVASQSEAACLIIQLVQEQTREPSKNPFLRKKRSRLSEFSLVQTVQQIPGVGKVKAPLLLQKFPSIQQLSNASIQELEEVVGRAVAQQIHTFFTQPKRQQPRS; this is encoded by the exons ATGGAAAGGAACCCCTCTGATGGTACAGGTCCAGTCCACGTGCCGTTGGGGCATATTGTGGCTAATGAAAAATGGCGTGGGTCCCAACTGGCTCAGGAGATGCAAG GAAAAATTAGACTCATTTTTGAGGAGGGTCTGGCATCAGCAGACTTTTACCTATCTAGTAAATCTTGCATTCTCTATGTCACTGAAGCAGATTTGGTGGCCGGACATGGCTACAGAAAGAGACTTGCTCGCTTTAGAAAT TCTGCACATCTTCAAGGGATTATAATAGTTGAAAAAACCCAGATGAGTGAACAGTACTTCCCGGCCATCCAGAAGTTCACTGTGCTAGACCTTGGGATGGTGCTGctcccagtggccagccagtCGGAAGCAGCCTGCCTTATTATCCAGTTG GTTCAAGAGCAAACCAGAGAGCCCAGCAAGAACCCTTTCCTCAGGAAAAAGCGCTCCAGGCTCTCTGAGTTCTCCCTTGTTCAAACTGTGCAGCAGATCCCAGGGGTTGGGAAGGTTAAGGCCCCCCTTCTGCTCCAGAAGTTTCCAAGCATCCAGCAACTGAGTAACGCTTCCATCCAAGAACTGGAGGAGGTCGTGGGGCGTGCGGTAGCACAGCAAATCCACACCTTCTTCACCCAGCCTAAGCGACAGCAGCCCCGCAGCTGA